In Brachypodium distachyon strain Bd21 chromosome 2, Brachypodium_distachyon_v3.0, whole genome shotgun sequence, one genomic interval encodes:
- the LOC100828886 gene encoding dof zinc finger protein DOF1.5 has protein sequence MANLPTQAATADASGFKLFGKVIQPDAAAQHDASASITASTSTEESTPPPPPPPPPPLPPSPPPLQAPAGGEPLPCPRCGSRETKFCYFNNYNVRQPRHLCRACRRYWTAGGALRRVASASPGRRRPRPNAARSAAAAASASASASEGAAESVDSLS, from the coding sequence ATGGCGAACCTCCCCACCcaggccgccaccgccgacgcctCCGGATTCAAGCTCTTCGGCAAGGTCATCcagcccgacgccgccgcgcaACAcgacgcctccgcctccatcaccgcctccacctccacggAAGAGAGCACCccgccacccccacccccgcctcctcctcctcttccgccgTCGCCCCCGCCTCTGCAGGCGCCGGCCGGAGGCGAGCCGCTGCCGTGCCCGAGGTGCGGGAGCAGAGAGACCAAGTTCTGCTACTTCAACAACTACAACGTGCGGCAGCCACGCCACCTCTGCCGCGCCTGCCGCCGCTACtggacggccggcggcgcgctccGGCGCGTCGCCTCCGCGTCCCCGGGCCGCCGCAGGCCTCGGCCCAACGCGGCCCgatcggccgccgccgcggcctcggcgTCCGCCTCGGCCTCCGAAGGGGCAGCGGAGAGCGTTGACTCGCTGTCGTAG